A stretch of Caenibius tardaugens NBRC 16725 DNA encodes these proteins:
- a CDS encoding heavy metal translocating P-type ATPase — protein MAHPHNEQQCCHQHDHGHAAPDPGQVIDPVCGMTVDPQATPHHAVYEGQDYYFCSARCREKFVAGPQAFLDPARKAADGPADAIYTCPMHPEIQQVGPGTCPICGMALEPEEITLDQGPDPEYVDMRRRFVVSAMFTVPLFLFAMGEMVPGLNLSRLVPMEWGQWFQLALATPVVLWGAWPFFVRAVQSLKGWNFNMFTLIGLGVAIAYGFSLVATLKPDLFPASFHDHHGRVAVYFEAAAVITTLVLLGQVLELKARGQTSSALRALLELAPPVAVRIGANGDEEDVPLDTVRQGDRLRVRPGATVPVDGMVESGSSHVDESMVTGEPLPVAKQAGDPVTGGTVNGTGGFVMVARQVGNETLLAKIVQMVAAAQRSRAPVQRLADQVASRFVPAVVAIAALTFLVWAVWGPPPALAFALVNAIAVLIIACPCALGLATPMSIMTGMGKGAQNGILIRDAEALERFEKVDTVVVDKTGTLTEGKPRLVDVVVAGIIPESELLALAGAVERGSEHPLAAAIVAGAHARGIALGEGQNFASITGEGAQAVVDGRRVAIGNEKLMTRLEAFAPQWAERAAKARAEGQTVMFVAVDGVLAGLVAVADPIKATSADAVSRLHRAGIRVVMLTGDAEGTAQAVAARLGIDAVHANVSPEDKFRVVKALKDQGRIVAMAGDGINDAPALAAADVGIAMGTGTAVAMESASVTLVNGDLVGIAKAQRLSRLTMRNIRQNLLFAFGYNSLGVPVAAGVLYPIFGLLLSPMLAAAAMSLSSVSVIANALRLRRAAL, from the coding sequence ATGGCCCACCCGCATAACGAACAGCAATGCTGCCATCAGCATGATCATGGTCATGCCGCCCCCGATCCGGGGCAGGTGATAGATCCGGTTTGCGGTATGACAGTCGATCCACAAGCCACACCGCATCATGCCGTGTATGAAGGGCAGGATTATTATTTCTGTTCCGCACGTTGCCGTGAAAAGTTCGTAGCCGGACCGCAAGCATTTCTCGATCCCGCCCGCAAGGCGGCGGATGGGCCGGCAGACGCGATCTACACCTGCCCGATGCATCCCGAGATACAGCAGGTCGGCCCGGGTACTTGCCCGATCTGCGGCATGGCGCTGGAACCGGAAGAAATCACGTTGGATCAGGGGCCGGACCCTGAATATGTCGATATGCGGCGCCGCTTCGTGGTGAGCGCGATGTTCACTGTACCCCTGTTTCTTTTTGCGATGGGTGAAATGGTGCCCGGATTGAATCTGTCGCGCCTTGTGCCGATGGAATGGGGGCAGTGGTTTCAATTGGCCCTCGCTACGCCCGTGGTTCTTTGGGGGGCGTGGCCGTTTTTCGTGCGTGCCGTGCAATCGCTGAAGGGGTGGAACTTCAATATGTTCACCCTGATCGGACTGGGCGTGGCAATCGCCTACGGTTTCAGCCTCGTTGCAACGCTGAAGCCTGACCTATTTCCTGCATCATTTCATGATCATCATGGCCGTGTTGCAGTTTATTTCGAGGCTGCGGCCGTGATCACCACACTGGTCCTGCTGGGACAGGTTCTGGAATTGAAAGCGCGCGGGCAGACATCCAGTGCCTTGCGTGCCTTGCTGGAACTTGCGCCGCCTGTTGCGGTCCGCATCGGCGCGAATGGCGATGAGGAGGACGTTCCGCTCGACACCGTGCGGCAGGGCGATCGCTTGCGGGTGCGGCCCGGTGCGACAGTGCCGGTGGACGGCATGGTGGAGAGCGGATCAAGCCATGTCGATGAATCGATGGTTACGGGCGAGCCATTGCCTGTGGCAAAGCAGGCGGGCGATCCGGTAACTGGTGGTACAGTCAACGGTACCGGCGGTTTTGTGATGGTCGCCCGGCAGGTCGGCAATGAAACATTGTTGGCGAAGATTGTGCAGATGGTCGCCGCTGCGCAGCGCAGCCGAGCGCCGGTGCAGCGCCTCGCCGATCAAGTGGCGAGCCGGTTTGTCCCCGCGGTGGTTGCGATTGCCGCGCTGACTTTCCTCGTCTGGGCCGTCTGGGGCCCGCCACCGGCGCTGGCCTTCGCGCTGGTTAACGCCATTGCGGTGCTGATTATCGCGTGCCCTTGCGCACTGGGGCTGGCCACCCCGATGTCGATCATGACCGGCATGGGCAAAGGCGCGCAGAACGGCATCTTGATCCGCGATGCGGAGGCGCTGGAGCGGTTCGAAAAAGTCGATACCGTGGTTGTCGACAAGACCGGTACCCTGACTGAGGGCAAGCCCAGGCTGGTCGATGTGGTAGTGGCCGGGATTATCCCTGAAAGCGAACTTCTGGCTCTCGCCGGGGCGGTGGAACGGGGCAGTGAACACCCCCTTGCCGCGGCCATTGTGGCGGGCGCACATGCGCGCGGTATCGCATTGGGTGAGGGGCAGAACTTCGCCTCGATCACCGGTGAAGGGGCGCAAGCGGTCGTCGATGGTCGCCGGGTGGCGATCGGCAACGAAAAGCTGATGACACGGCTCGAAGCATTCGCGCCGCAATGGGCGGAGCGTGCGGCAAAAGCGCGCGCGGAAGGGCAGACGGTGATGTTCGTGGCTGTTGATGGCGTGTTGGCCGGGCTCGTCGCGGTGGCGGACCCGATCAAGGCCACCAGCGCGGACGCCGTATCCCGGCTGCACCGTGCGGGTATTCGCGTGGTCATGCTGACCGGCGATGCTGAAGGCACGGCGCAAGCCGTGGCCGCGCGGTTGGGTATCGATGCCGTGCACGCCAACGTATCGCCCGAAGACAAGTTCCGCGTGGTGAAGGCGCTGAAAGATCAGGGGCGGATTGTCGCCATGGCCGGAGACGGGATCAACGACGCCCCGGCACTCGCGGCAGCCGATGTCGGGATCGCCATGGGCACCGGCACGGCTGTTGCGATGGAGAGCGCCAGCGTCACGCTGGTCAATGGCGATCTTGTCGGGATTGCGAAGGCCCAGCGCCTGTCGCGGCTGACCATGCGCAACATCCGGCAAAACCTTCTGTTTGCATTTGGTTACAACAGTCTTGGGGTGCCGGTGGCAGCGGGGGTGCTGTACCCGATATTCGGTTTGCTGCTCAGCCCGATGCTTGCCGCCGCGGCGATGAGCCTGTCTTCGGTATCCGTGATTGCCAATGCCCTGCGCCTGCGCCGCGCTGCCCTGTAA
- the rnk gene encoding nucleoside diphosphate kinase regulator: MTKTKAVKRPPIQLIDDEVEPITNLALSVEERLPQVSELLLNEIARAKTCRRDKIPADVVTMNATVEFVDEASGTSRTVQLVYPREADISAGRISIITPIGAGLIGLRSGQAILWPDRDGNERWLRIISVTHPAEAA, translated from the coding sequence ATGACCAAGACCAAGGCCGTAAAGCGCCCTCCGATCCAGTTGATCGATGATGAAGTCGAACCGATCACCAACCTCGCCCTGAGCGTGGAAGAACGTCTTCCCCAGGTCAGCGAGCTCCTGCTCAACGAAATCGCCCGCGCGAAAACCTGCCGTCGCGACAAGATCCCTGCCGATGTCGTGACTATGAACGCCACGGTCGAATTCGTCGACGAGGCCAGTGGCACATCGCGCACCGTCCAGCTGGTCTATCCGCGCGAGGCTGACATTTCGGCGGGCCGCATTTCGATCATCACCCCCATTGGCGCAGGACTGATCGGCCTGCGCTCCGGGCAGGCGATCCTCTGGCCCGATCGTGACGGGAACGAGCGTTGGCTGCGCATCATCAGCGTCACACACCCGGCAGAGGCGGCCTGA
- the ycaC gene encoding isochorismate family cysteine hydrolase YcaC — protein sequence MAKPYVRLDRDNVAVLLVDHQTGLLSLVRDFDPDKFKNNVLALGDLAQYFGLPTILTTSFEDGPNGPLVPELKAQFPDAAFIPRPGQINAWDNEDFVAAVKATGKKQLLIAGVVTEVCVAFPALSALAVGYDVFVVTDASGTFNEVTRHSAWNRMTEAGAQLMTWFGVACELHRDWRNDVEGLGTLFSNHIPDYRNLMNSYAAVSSR from the coding sequence ATGGCAAAGCCTTACGTCCGTCTCGACAGAGACAATGTGGCCGTTCTTCTGGTCGATCATCAGACAGGGCTGCTCTCGCTGGTCCGCGATTTCGACCCCGACAAATTCAAGAACAACGTTCTCGCACTGGGCGATCTCGCGCAGTATTTCGGCTTGCCCACCATACTGACAACCAGCTTCGAAGATGGTCCCAATGGCCCGCTCGTCCCCGAGCTCAAGGCACAATTCCCCGATGCGGCTTTCATCCCCCGCCCCGGTCAGATCAACGCATGGGACAACGAGGATTTCGTCGCTGCGGTAAAGGCCACTGGCAAGAAGCAGTTGCTTATCGCAGGGGTTGTCACGGAAGTTTGCGTTGCTTTCCCCGCCTTGTCCGCGCTTGCTGTAGGATACGATGTCTTCGTGGTTACCGACGCGTCCGGCACGTTTAACGAGGTGACACGGCATTCGGCATGGAATCGCATGACCGAAGCAGGTGCCCAACTCATGACGTGGTTCGGGGTTGCCTGCGAACTCCACCGGGACTGGCGCAACGATGTCGAAGGTCTTGGCACGCTGTTCTCCAATCATATCCCCGATTACCGAAATTTGATGAACAGCTACGCGGCGGTTTCATCCCGCTGA
- a CDS encoding pirin family protein: protein MTKTVLGRYGNNRGHWVGDGFPVRSLFSYDTLGEHSSPFLLLDYAGPHYFEPTDKRRGVGQHPHRGFETVTIVYDGSVEHRDSAGNGGIIGPGDVQWMTAAGGIVHEEYHAPGFAKTGGPFRMVQLWVNLPAKDKMAPAGYQGILAADIPTVTLPDNAGAARIIAGTFGTVTGPARTFTPINVWDVTLNGDADTVLDLPEGHTTMLVVLRGHVTVNGSQAAADGEVVLLSREGGSVAIHADGDAALLVLTGEPLDEPIVGHGPFVMNSDEEIRQAIADYNNGTFIQAN, encoded by the coding sequence ATGACCAAGACAGTTCTCGGCCGGTATGGCAACAATCGCGGCCACTGGGTGGGCGACGGTTTCCCGGTTCGCTCGCTCTTTTCGTACGACACCCTTGGCGAACACAGCAGCCCGTTTCTGCTGCTGGACTACGCCGGGCCGCATTACTTCGAACCCACCGACAAGCGTCGGGGGGTAGGCCAGCATCCGCATCGGGGCTTTGAAACCGTCACGATCGTTTATGACGGGTCGGTCGAACATCGCGATTCCGCTGGCAACGGGGGCATTATCGGGCCCGGCGATGTCCAGTGGATGACAGCGGCAGGCGGCATCGTGCACGAGGAATATCATGCACCGGGCTTCGCAAAGACCGGCGGCCCCTTTCGCATGGTGCAGCTCTGGGTGAATTTGCCAGCCAAGGACAAGATGGCGCCCGCAGGCTATCAGGGCATTCTCGCTGCCGACATCCCGACCGTGACACTACCGGATAACGCCGGTGCTGCGCGGATCATCGCCGGGACATTTGGCACGGTGACCGGCCCGGCACGGACTTTCACCCCGATCAACGTCTGGGATGTCACCTTGAACGGCGATGCGGATACCGTGCTGGACCTGCCTGAAGGCCATACCACGATGCTGGTCGTCCTGCGCGGCCATGTCACGGTCAACGGCAGTCAGGCGGCGGCTGACGGGGAAGTCGTGCTGCTCAGCCGGGAGGGCGGTTCGGTGGCGATCCACGCCGATGGCGATGCCGCTCTGCTGGTTCTGACCGGCGAGCCTCTGGATGAACCCATCGTTGGCCACGGCCCCTTCGTCATGAACAGCGACGAGGAAATCCGCCAGGCCATCGCCGATTACAACAACGGCACGTTCATTCAGGCAAACTGA
- a CDS encoding LysR substrate-binding domain-containing protein: MMDLNDLYYFVQVVDHQGFAPAGRALGVPKSKLSRRVQQLEDRLGVRLLNRSSRRFSITDIGREFYDRCRAMLVEAEAAEQVVAQVRAEPSGVIRVSCPVALIHFQFGALFARFLAENPAVELHLESTNRQVDVIAERFDVAIRVRFPPIEPSDLVMRKLDTSTQCLVASPTLVRGSLMSPADLAGLPSLDTGPSRQDHRWELHAAEGQSVVIPHRPRLVTDDMAALRDAALRGVGVVQLPTLMIWEDVEAGRLVHVLPAWRPRPGVVHAVFPSRRGLLPSVRALLDYLAESCERQRRHVTVD; the protein is encoded by the coding sequence ATGATGGACCTTAACGATCTCTATTATTTCGTGCAGGTGGTGGACCATCAGGGGTTTGCGCCAGCGGGTCGTGCGCTGGGCGTGCCCAAGTCGAAACTCAGCCGCCGGGTCCAGCAACTCGAGGATCGCCTTGGCGTCCGCTTGCTGAACCGGTCTTCCCGGCGCTTTTCCATCACCGACATCGGCCGCGAATTCTATGACCGTTGTCGCGCCATGCTGGTGGAGGCGGAGGCGGCGGAACAGGTGGTCGCGCAAGTGCGGGCCGAACCTTCGGGCGTAATCAGGGTGAGTTGCCCAGTGGCCCTGATCCATTTTCAGTTCGGGGCGCTGTTTGCCCGGTTTCTTGCAGAAAACCCTGCCGTGGAATTGCATTTGGAGAGCACCAATCGGCAGGTCGATGTCATTGCCGAACGTTTCGACGTTGCGATCCGTGTCCGCTTCCCTCCGATCGAACCGAGCGATCTGGTCATGCGCAAGCTGGACACGAGCACGCAGTGCCTCGTTGCAAGTCCGACATTGGTGCGCGGCAGCCTGATGTCCCCCGCCGATCTCGCAGGTTTGCCCAGCCTCGATACGGGGCCGTCGCGGCAGGATCATCGGTGGGAACTGCATGCGGCGGAGGGGCAGAGCGTGGTCATTCCGCATCGCCCCCGGCTGGTCACCGACGATATGGCCGCGTTGCGTGACGCGGCGCTGCGGGGGGTGGGGGTCGTGCAATTGCCCACTCTGATGATCTGGGAAGATGTCGAAGCGGGCCGGCTGGTGCATGTCTTGCCCGCGTGGCGCCCGCGCCCGGGCGTTGTCCATGCGGTTTTCCCGTCGCGCCGGGGGCTGTTGCCCTCTGTCCGGGCACTGCTTGATTATCTTGCAGAAAGTTGTGAACGGCAACGTCGGCACGTGACAGTGGATTGA
- a CDS encoding SDR family NAD(P)-dependent oxidoreductase produces the protein MARKVVVTGGFGALGRVVADRFASQGDRVARVDFAPTAPGGNEGGLDFAGVDLTDATACRDLVAKLEVQLGGIDVLVNIAGGFIWETLGEGSIENWNRMFTMNVLTAATITQAALAPLKASASGRIVNIGAGAAVKAEMGMGSYASSKAGVHRLTEALAAELAGTGVTVNAILPSIIDTPTNRADMPDADTSAWVKPQAIADVIAFLASDQARAITGALIPVTRGSEG, from the coding sequence ATGGCACGCAAGGTTGTGGTGACGGGTGGTTTCGGGGCGCTGGGGCGGGTCGTGGCGGATCGGTTCGCCAGCCAGGGTGACCGGGTTGCGCGCGTCGATTTCGCGCCCACCGCACCGGGCGGCAACGAAGGCGGCCTTGATTTTGCCGGGGTGGATCTGACCGATGCGACGGCATGCCGGGATCTCGTGGCAAAGCTTGAAGTGCAACTCGGTGGCATCGACGTGCTGGTCAATATTGCCGGTGGCTTCATTTGGGAAACGCTGGGCGAAGGCAGCATCGAAAACTGGAACCGGATGTTCACGATGAACGTCCTGACCGCTGCCACGATCACACAGGCGGCGCTTGCCCCGCTGAAAGCCAGCGCATCGGGCCGCATTGTGAACATTGGCGCGGGCGCCGCGGTAAAGGCGGAGATGGGGATGGGCTCTTATGCCTCGTCCAAGGCAGGCGTGCATCGCCTGACCGAAGCATTGGCTGCGGAACTGGCAGGCACCGGTGTGACCGTGAACGCCATTCTTCCCAGCATCATCGATACGCCCACCAATCGTGCCGATATGCCGGATGCCGATACCAGTGCCTGGGTGAAGCCGCAGGCGATTGCCGATGTGATTGCATTCCTCGCATCCGATCAGGCGCGGGCAATCACAGGGGCGCTTATTCCGGTGACTCGCGGCAGCGAAGGCTGA
- a CDS encoding MFS transporter has protein sequence MTSTEHGRDSGITGPGRTLGPFRFPAFRAIWIANLFSNVGSMIQSVAAAWFMTELTDSHRLIALVQASTTLPILLFGVIAGAIADNFDRRRVMLTAQFGMLLASGLLALLSYEAMVNPATLLLLTLAVGIGTALNSPAWQASVRSQVGREDLPQAISLNTIAFNLARSVGPALGGLLISLWDISLAFALNAVSYIALIVVLLRWKPEVEPPVRGPMFRSIRAGLEFCMRSPPVRRVLLRGAIIGFGMSAYQALLPAVVRDQLGSGEIGFGLLLGAFGISSIVSALFVGKAMRGLGSELVTGVGTLTSIGAAALLAISHGLVPAMFAAVLGGIGWVMVLTTLNVAMQVRSPDAILGRCLAVYQAITFGGMAIGAWVWGAIADWSDLTVSLLAAAGWLTVWLVLLRIFVPMPQRGEGVHH, from the coding sequence TTGACGTCCACCGAACACGGGCGCGACAGCGGCATCACGGGCCCGGGCAGGACACTGGGGCCATTCCGTTTTCCTGCTTTTCGTGCGATCTGGATCGCGAACCTGTTTTCCAACGTCGGATCGATGATCCAGTCGGTAGCGGCCGCATGGTTCATGACCGAATTGACGGATTCGCATCGCCTGATCGCACTGGTGCAGGCATCGACCACGCTGCCGATCCTGCTTTTCGGCGTTATCGCCGGGGCCATCGCGGACAATTTCGACCGGCGGCGCGTGATGTTGACAGCGCAGTTCGGCATGCTGTTGGCCTCAGGGTTGCTGGCGCTGCTCAGTTATGAGGCGATGGTCAACCCGGCCACGCTCCTCTTGCTCACGCTGGCGGTGGGTATCGGCACCGCGCTCAATTCGCCCGCATGGCAGGCATCGGTCCGTTCGCAGGTCGGACGTGAGGATTTGCCACAGGCGATCAGCCTCAACACGATTGCGTTCAATCTTGCGCGCAGCGTCGGTCCTGCGCTGGGCGGGCTGCTGATTTCCCTTTGGGATATCAGCCTGGCCTTTGCATTGAACGCGGTCAGCTACATCGCCCTGATTGTCGTCCTGTTGCGCTGGAAACCGGAAGTCGAACCGCCCGTGCGCGGGCCGATGTTCCGATCGATCAGGGCCGGGCTGGAATTCTGCATGCGCTCGCCGCCGGTTCGCCGGGTTTTGTTGCGCGGGGCGATTATCGGATTTGGGATGTCGGCCTATCAGGCCCTGTTACCGGCCGTGGTCCGCGATCAGCTGGGCAGTGGAGAAATCGGCTTCGGTCTGCTGCTGGGGGCGTTCGGGATCAGTTCCATTGTCAGCGCGCTCTTTGTCGGCAAGGCGATGCGCGGGTTGGGCAGTGAACTGGTGACCGGAGTGGGAACACTCACCTCTATCGGGGCCGCGGCGCTCCTTGCCATCAGTCATGGATTGGTGCCTGCCATGTTCGCCGCAGTGTTGGGGGGCATCGGCTGGGTGATGGTGCTGACCACATTGAACGTTGCGATGCAGGTGCGATCGCCCGATGCCATTCTCGGACGCTGTCTCGCGGTCTATCAGGCCATTACTTTCGGCGGGATGGCCATTGGTGCCTGGGTCTGGGGCGCAATTGCGGATTGGAGCGATCTGACCGTGTCCCTGCTGGCGGCGGCGGGCTGGCTTACGGTCTGGCTGGTGCTGTTGCGCATTTTTGTCCCTATGCCGCAACGCGGTGAGGGCGTGCACCACTGA
- a CDS encoding MarR family winged helix-turn-helix transcriptional regulator encodes MTKLPSSGPSTTLCAPDVEEMFSFTVYKSVFGFQLSKAADGLARALNTIIERQGLPLTAREFVILNLLHEESPLPQTQLVERSYKDPAATSRLVSSLHRKGFVRRVISGKDRRVTLISLTATGAQARNAIVPELSALLRSAVGDSTDDDLRAARRVIGNIIDATLHVES; translated from the coding sequence ATGACGAAACTTCCATCATCCGGGCCTTCGACAACACTGTGCGCCCCTGATGTGGAAGAGATGTTCTCGTTCACGGTCTACAAATCCGTTTTCGGATTTCAGCTCAGCAAGGCGGCGGATGGCCTCGCCCGGGCGCTGAATACCATTATCGAGCGCCAAGGCCTGCCGCTCACCGCGCGCGAATTCGTGATCCTCAACCTGCTGCATGAAGAAAGCCCGCTGCCTCAGACGCAGCTGGTTGAACGCAGTTACAAGGACCCTGCGGCAACCAGCCGCCTTGTGTCCAGTCTGCACCGAAAAGGTTTCGTGCGGCGGGTCATATCCGGGAAAGACCGGCGGGTAACCCTGATCAGCCTGACCGCCACGGGGGCACAGGCACGCAATGCCATCGTCCCTGAATTGAGCGCCCTGTTGCGCAGTGCTGTGGGCGATTCCACGGATGATGATCTGCGGGCCGCGCGCCGGGTAATCGGCAATATCATCGACGCCACCCTGCACGTCGAAAGCTGA
- a CDS encoding Rieske 2Fe-2S domain-containing protein gives MANVGQYGFGAFDFPRGWFMIGSTNDVGETPVPVRFFGTDMVLYRGKSGKIHLVEAYCPHMGAHLAKNSTSYIVLDGEHVQNESIRCPFHGWRFDENGQCDNIPYSDFIPKTACLKTFPVKEFSGVIWTWHDPEGLEPDYPLPAFGNHYGEPGWLEWEMVHLGDLDIHGCEIVDNMADYGHMAPVHGSTECIYFANEFMDHVVHQYFGTRHRRPIEGGVHNMLVLDTWRTGPGILESDMVGQYHGFWLIASTPIEDGLERIWSGMMVRMNDGSTAPTPEEIAGAREFATIGISGLAQDVEIWTHKQDCINPMALPADGPYGRLRTWYRQFYNPRDKASELQKRANGRTVTLDRREEAGVESEVWPV, from the coding sequence ATGGCGAATGTGGGACAATACGGGTTTGGCGCGTTCGATTTTCCCCGTGGCTGGTTCATGATCGGCAGTACGAATGATGTGGGCGAGACACCGGTGCCCGTGCGCTTTTTCGGAACCGACATGGTGCTCTACCGGGGCAAGAGCGGCAAGATACATCTGGTCGAGGCCTATTGTCCGCATATGGGCGCCCATCTTGCGAAGAACAGCACATCCTACATCGTTCTGGATGGCGAACATGTGCAGAATGAATCGATTCGATGCCCGTTCCACGGCTGGCGTTTCGATGAAAACGGCCAGTGCGACAACATCCCCTATTCCGATTTCATCCCGAAAACCGCCTGCCTGAAAACCTTTCCGGTCAAGGAATTTTCCGGTGTGATCTGGACCTGGCACGATCCCGAAGGACTGGAACCCGACTATCCCCTGCCCGCATTCGGCAACCACTATGGCGAGCCGGGCTGGCTCGAATGGGAAATGGTGCATCTCGGCGATCTGGACATCCATGGCTGTGAAATCGTCGACAATATGGCCGACTATGGCCACATGGCGCCTGTTCACGGCTCAACCGAATGCATCTATTTCGCCAACGAATTCATGGATCATGTCGTCCATCAATATTTCGGTACGCGGCACCGCAGACCGATCGAAGGCGGCGTGCACAATATGCTGGTGCTGGACACCTGGCGCACCGGCCCCGGCATTCTGGAATCCGATATGGTCGGCCAGTACCACGGCTTCTGGTTAATCGCGAGCACCCCGATCGAGGACGGGCTCGAACGGATATGGAGCGGGATGATGGTCAGGATGAACGATGGCTCGACCGCGCCGACACCGGAAGAGATCGCCGGCGCGCGGGAGTTCGCCACCATCGGCATTTCCGGGCTGGCGCAAGACGTGGAAATCTGGACGCACAAGCAGGACTGCATCAATCCGATGGCGCTTCCAGCCGATGGCCCATACGGGCGCCTGCGCACATGGTACCGGCAGTTTTACAACCCGCGCGACAAGGCGAGCGAACTGCAGAAACGGGCAAACGGCCGCACAGTCACCCTCGATCGACGGGAAGAAGCGGGCGTGGAATCGGAAGTATGGCCGGTCTGA
- a CDS encoding MFS transporter, with the protein MYYGWRLVVIAAIANMLTMGATYSALGLFVIPVSQEFGLSRAEMNSALILMNLGGAAFSPFLGRLLDRISARLIMTIGALLFGASFLILGISQSVTLDALVIALPLAIAVPSAGALTSSVLLARWFAINRGRAMVLSALGMSVGSIIMTPVIGWLLEQQGWRTTLMITGVMCTVILLGLSTVIRERPGPEDVEPGATPEVLARMQTMMAGSGNPMTIGEILRMPNFWTICLSSSLAMGLAQSLSITFVPLAMDHGLSVMEATSLMSITGISAIVGILALSGVADKIERSVILTAFYVLGAVLNLLLLFADGFFMLAGCAVMLGVAAGAMGPVFYALVADQFGTASFGTVRGLMAPFLAIFGAILVRFAGEIFDRTGHYDLLFTIYIFAELAAAALMFSTRFCRPKPAVAAFA; encoded by the coding sequence ATGTACTATGGTTGGCGGCTCGTGGTGATTGCCGCGATAGCGAACATGTTGACAATGGGGGCAACGTACAGCGCCCTTGGTTTGTTCGTTATTCCAGTCTCTCAGGAATTCGGTTTGTCGCGGGCTGAAATGAACAGCGCGCTTATCCTGATGAATCTTGGCGGGGCTGCCTTCAGCCCGTTTCTGGGGCGGTTGCTGGATCGTATTTCGGCACGGCTGATCATGACCATCGGGGCCTTGCTGTTTGGCGCAAGCTTCCTGATCCTGGGTATTTCGCAATCGGTGACACTGGATGCGCTGGTGATCGCATTGCCGCTTGCCATCGCTGTTCCTTCGGCAGGGGCGTTGACCAGTTCGGTGCTGCTGGCCCGGTGGTTCGCCATCAATCGCGGGCGTGCCATGGTCCTGTCCGCGCTGGGCATGTCCGTTGGCAGCATTATCATGACGCCGGTCATCGGCTGGCTGCTGGAACAACAGGGGTGGCGCACCACCCTGATGATCACCGGCGTGATGTGCACCGTGATCCTGCTGGGGCTATCCACGGTCATTCGCGAACGGCCCGGTCCGGAAGATGTGGAACCGGGCGCGACGCCCGAAGTGCTTGCGCGCATGCAGACGATGATGGCCGGATCGGGCAATCCGATGACGATTGGCGAAATCCTGCGCATGCCCAATTTCTGGACGATTTGTCTCAGCTCATCGCTGGCGATGGGGCTGGCGCAATCGCTGTCCATCACGTTTGTCCCGCTGGCCATGGATCACGGGCTTTCGGTGATGGAGGCCACGAGCCTGATGTCGATTACAGGCATTTCGGCCATCGTAGGGATTCTTGCCCTGTCCGGCGTTGCCGACAAGATTGAGCGGAGCGTCATTCTGACGGCGTTCTACGTGCTGGGGGCGGTGTTGAACCTGCTGCTGCTGTTCGCTGACGGGTTTTTCATGCTGGCAGGATGCGCTGTGATGCTGGGCGTGGCTGCCGGTGCGATGGGTCCGGTGTTCTATGCCTTGGTCGCAGACCAGTTCGGTACGGCCTCCTTCGGCACGGTGCGCGGTTTGATGGCACCATTCCTCGCCATTTTCGGCGCGATACTGGTGCGGTTTGCTGGGGAGATTTTTGATCGTACAGGCCATTATGACCTGCTGTTCACAATCTACATTTTTGCGGAACTGGCCGCCGCCGCATTGATGTTCAGCACGCGCTTTTGCCGGCCAAAACCGGCTGTCGCAGCGTTCGCCTGA
- a CDS encoding TetR/AcrR family transcriptional regulator: protein MTKTEALPRRESNKAKNRAAILEAALAKFGEKSVNTTTMDEIAEQAKISRATLFNYFPSKADIVGAIIEQMDDGFIAQMDRFAGFDLPVGPRVEEFFRAHARDLETRWCRFRPMVGITVQGWDEEVGAKRIQRLNAAFMRLVHDAPEGERLALAEVLTGTYVGIVHNWRYESGYALEDRLAAAARLVTKSL from the coding sequence ATGACCAAGACCGAAGCTCTTCCCCGCCGGGAATCCAACAAGGCGAAGAATCGCGCCGCCATTCTGGAAGCGGCGCTTGCGAAGTTCGGTGAAAAGTCGGTCAATACGACGACGATGGACGAGATTGCCGAACAGGCGAAGATTAGCCGTGCCACCCTGTTCAACTATTTCCCGAGCAAGGCCGATATCGTCGGTGCGATTATCGAACAGATGGACGATGGCTTTATCGCGCAGATGGATCGCTTCGCGGGGTTCGATCTGCCGGTTGGGCCCCGGGTGGAAGAGTTTTTCCGCGCCCATGCGCGCGATCTCGAAACGCGCTGGTGCAGGTTCCGGCCGATGGTCGGGATTACGGTGCAGGGCTGGGACGAAGAGGTGGGGGCCAAGCGTATTCAACGCTTGAACGCGGCTTTCATGCGTCTGGTCCACGATGCGCCGGAAGGCGAACGACTGGCCTTGGCGGAAGTGCTTACCGGGACATATGTTGGTATTGTGCATAACTGGCGATACGAGTCGGGTTATGCGCTGGAAGACAGGCTTGCTGCGGCGGCGAGATTGGTCACAAAATCTTTATAA